The Hyphomicrobiales bacterium genome has a window encoding:
- the dmlR gene encoding HTH-type transcriptional regulator DmlR — protein MDRFGDLDVFAHVVTTKSMSAAGRQLNLSPAVISKRIRRLEERLGVRLLQRTTRQLALTEAGQGFYERVVSILSSIEEAEAWVASGAGHVRGTLRVSAPTSFGRMHVAPHLKRFLDANPLVTVDLVLSDASVDVVGESFDLAIRIADLQDSSLVARRLAPNHRVLCATPGYLAAHGTPQEIADLTRHTLIAHNTDHWRLDGPEGPVSVRVNGPLRTNSSEVVREALLAGVGIALRSTWDVGPELKSGTLQRVLPHYSVGNRVAIHAVYPSRRHLEQKVRAFVDFLGQLYGATPYWDVGLAL, from the coding sequence ATGGACCGATTTGGCGATCTCGATGTGTTCGCGCATGTGGTCACGACGAAGAGCATGTCGGCGGCCGGCCGGCAGCTCAACCTGTCGCCGGCCGTCATCTCCAAGCGCATCCGCCGGTTGGAGGAGCGGCTCGGCGTGCGCCTGCTTCAGCGCACGACCCGTCAACTCGCCCTGACCGAGGCCGGACAGGGCTTCTACGAACGGGTCGTCTCGATCCTGTCCTCGATCGAGGAGGCGGAGGCCTGGGTCGCCAGCGGCGCCGGGCACGTCCGCGGCACGTTGCGCGTCTCGGCGCCGACCTCCTTCGGCCGCATGCATGTCGCCCCCCATCTCAAGCGCTTCCTCGACGCCAACCCGCTGGTCACGGTCGATCTCGTCCTCAGTGACGCCTCCGTCGACGTCGTCGGCGAGAGCTTCGATCTCGCGATCCGCATTGCGGACCTGCAGGATTCGAGCCTCGTCGCCAGGAGGCTCGCGCCGAACCATCGCGTGCTCTGCGCCACGCCGGGCTATCTCGCCGCCCATGGCACCCCTCAGGAGATCGCCGATCTCACCCGGCATACGCTGATCGCCCATAATACCGATCACTGGCGGCTCGACGGGCCGGAAGGGCCGGTCTCGGTGCGCGTCAACGGCCCCTTGCGGACCAATTCGAGCGAAGTCGTCCGCGAGGCCCTGCTGGCAGGCGTCGGCATCGCGCTCCGCTCGACCTGGGACGTCGGGCCCGAGCTGAAATCCGGCACATTGCAGCGCGTGCTGCCGCATTATTCCGTCGGCAACCGCGTCGCCATCCATGCCGTATACCCGAGCCGCCGCCATCTGGAGCAGAAGGTCAGGGCCTTCGTCGATTTTCTCGGGCAGTTATATGGCGCGACGCCTTATTGGGATGTGGGGCTTGCGCTCTAA
- a CDS encoding Gluconolactonase, producing the protein MFGVLEGTGVSVLDPRFHRIIPGSARIERLWTGARWSEGPAWFPAHNTLIWSDIPNDRMLRFDALSGHVGTFRQPARNANGNTVDAQGRLVSCEHGGRQVTRTEHDGSVTVLASHYGGKRLNSPNDAVVKSDGSIWFTDPDYGILTDYEGDKSPSEIGACNVYRIDGQTGEIAIVADDFIKPNGLAFSPDESILYIADTGASHDPENGPRHIRSFRIGKDGRTLGASKVFATCTAGLFDGFRLDIEGRIWTSAADGVHIYHPDGTLIGKIAIPEIVANVCWGGPKLNRLFICGTTSLYAVMTHTNGAVRPAR; encoded by the coding sequence ATGTTCGGCGTGCTCGAAGGCACGGGGGTCTCGGTCCTCGATCCGCGGTTTCACCGCATCATTCCCGGCTCAGCCCGGATCGAGCGGCTCTGGACGGGCGCGCGCTGGTCTGAGGGGCCGGCCTGGTTCCCGGCGCACAACACGCTGATCTGGTCCGACATCCCCAACGACCGGATGCTGCGGTTCGACGCGCTTTCCGGCCATGTCGGCACGTTCCGGCAGCCGGCGCGCAACGCGAACGGCAACACCGTCGACGCGCAGGGCCGCCTCGTTTCCTGCGAGCATGGCGGACGGCAGGTGACGCGCACCGAGCATGACGGCTCGGTCACGGTGCTGGCAAGCCATTACGGCGGCAAGCGGCTGAACTCGCCGAACGACGCGGTGGTGAAGTCGGACGGCTCGATCTGGTTCACCGACCCGGATTACGGCATCCTGACCGACTACGAGGGCGACAAGTCGCCGAGCGAAATCGGTGCCTGCAACGTCTATCGCATCGACGGGCAGACCGGCGAGATCGCCATCGTCGCCGACGACTTCATCAAGCCGAACGGCCTCGCCTTCTCGCCGGACGAGAGCATCCTCTACATCGCGGATACGGGCGCGAGCCACGATCCCGAGAACGGGCCGCGCCATATTCGCAGCTTCCGCATCGGCAAGGACGGCCGCACGCTCGGCGCCTCGAAGGTGTTCGCCACCTGCACGGCCGGGCTGTTCGACGGCTTCCGCCTCGATATCGAAGGCCGGATCTGGACCAGCGCAGCCGACGGCGTCCACATCTATCATCCGGACGGCACGCTGATCGGCAAGATCGCCATCCCGGAGATCGTCGCCAATGTCTGCTGGGGCGGGCCGAAGCTCAACCGCCTGTTCATCTGCGGCACGACCTCGCTCTACGCCGTGATGACGCACACCAACGGCGCTGTCAGGCCCGCCCGCTGA
- a CDS encoding conserved membrane hypothetical protein (Evidence 4 : Unknown function but conserved in other organisms), which yields MKPFGYPTNRLTVLSREALVIALAAVGGGLFALMGMPAAWLSGSMMLSAIVALLRPVPTLRRPWFDATMVLSGTILGSAATPEALAAAARYPASLLILLLGVVAIMVATGAYLRHVARWPWIDALLAAAPGALSTVLAVAQAKGANIGRISVVQLFRLLVLVALLPSAMQLTGAAAGMPAPAVQSVEAGTMFGVTMAGLALGLVFERLGMAAPLMFGATFASSILHGTGLVEGSLPMPIQILVQILLGSTMGGRIAHIPRDELKGLFPLAIGGFAVSIGVAFLFAWPAAWLAEVSYASGMAAFAPGGLEAMAMLAFAMGLDTLYVGAHHLVRFVIIGLAMPLVLTRVKSEPPR from the coding sequence ATGAAACCCTTCGGCTACCCCACGAACCGGCTGACGGTCCTCTCGCGGGAGGCTCTCGTCATTGCGCTGGCGGCTGTGGGCGGCGGCCTGTTCGCGCTGATGGGCATGCCGGCCGCCTGGCTGTCCGGCTCGATGATGCTGAGCGCGATCGTCGCCCTGCTGCGGCCCGTGCCGACCCTGCGACGCCCCTGGTTCGACGCCACGATGGTGCTGTCCGGCACGATTCTCGGCTCCGCCGCCACGCCAGAGGCGCTGGCCGCCGCGGCGCGCTATCCGGCCTCCCTCCTGATCCTGCTGCTCGGCGTGGTCGCGATCATGGTCGCGACCGGCGCCTATCTGCGCCATGTCGCGCGCTGGCCCTGGATCGACGCGCTGCTCGCCGCCGCGCCCGGCGCGCTCTCGACCGTGCTGGCGGTGGCGCAGGCCAAGGGCGCCAATATCGGCCGCATCTCGGTCGTGCAGCTTTTCCGCCTGCTCGTTCTAGTCGCCCTGCTGCCGAGCGCGATGCAGCTCACCGGCGCCGCGGCCGGGATGCCTGCTCCGGCCGTTCAGTCCGTCGAAGCCGGCACGATGTTCGGCGTGACGATGGCGGGGCTCGCCCTCGGGCTGGTCTTCGAGCGCCTCGGCATGGCGGCGCCGCTGATGTTTGGCGCGACCTTCGCCAGCTCCATCCTGCACGGGACGGGACTCGTCGAGGGCTCGCTGCCGATGCCGATCCAGATCCTCGTGCAGATCCTGCTCGGCTCGACCATGGGCGGGCGCATCGCGCATATCCCGCGCGACGAGCTGAAGGGATTGTTTCCCCTGGCCATCGGCGGCTTCGCCGTTTCGATCGGTGTCGCCTTCCTCTTCGCCTGGCCGGCGGCCTGGCTGGCGGAGGTCTCCTATGCGAGCGGCATGGCCGCCTTCGCGCCCGGCGGGCTCGAGGCGATGGCCATGCTCGCCTTCGCCATGGGGCTCGACACGCTCTATGTCGGCGCCCACCACCTCGTGCGCTTCGTCATCATTGGCCTCGCCATGCCGCTGGTCCTGACGCGCGTGAAGAGCGAGCCGCCGCGCTGA
- a CDS encoding Aspartate aminotransferase, which yields MNFVRSTPMNTAILPGSTLVAELRPEARNAPESGIVEVMNYGRLRPGLIPLWVGEGDLPTPSFISDAAARSLAAGETFYTWQRGIPELREALARYHERVYGQSFSPERFFVTGSGMQSVQIAVRMIAGPGDELIIPTPAWPNFAAAVGVTGARTVCVPMDYAEGRFTLDLDKLAAAITPRTRGILINSPSNPTGWTATRQEQEALLALSRKHGIWIVADEIYGRFVYDGSERAASFHDIMDAEDRVVFVQTFSKNWAMTGWRIGWIEAPEAFGQVIENLIQYSTSGSPVFVQRGAIAALDEGEEFVAEQIARAAKGRSIIFEGLKATNRVSLSAPAGAFYQFFSVDGRDDSRKLALELVDSANVGLAPGTAFGPGGETGLRLCFARKSADLTEAVARLQKALAVI from the coding sequence TTGAATTTCGTGAGGTCGACGCCGATGAACACCGCCATCCTGCCGGGCAGCACTCTGGTCGCGGAACTTCGACCCGAAGCCCGCAACGCGCCGGAAAGCGGCATCGTCGAGGTGATGAACTACGGCCGGCTGCGGCCGGGGCTGATCCCGCTCTGGGTGGGGGAGGGCGATCTGCCCACCCCTTCCTTTATCAGCGACGCGGCGGCCCGGTCGCTGGCGGCGGGAGAGACCTTCTACACCTGGCAGCGCGGCATCCCGGAGCTTCGCGAGGCTCTGGCGCGCTATCATGAGCGCGTCTACGGCCAGAGCTTCTCGCCGGAGCGCTTCTTCGTCACCGGCTCGGGCATGCAGTCGGTCCAGATCGCGGTCCGCATGATCGCCGGGCCGGGCGACGAGCTCATCATCCCGACGCCCGCCTGGCCGAATTTCGCCGCGGCGGTCGGCGTCACGGGCGCCCGGACGGTCTGCGTGCCGATGGACTATGCCGAGGGGCGCTTCACCCTCGATCTCGACAAGCTCGCCGCCGCCATCACGCCGAGGACGCGCGGCATCCTGATCAATTCGCCCTCCAACCCAACGGGCTGGACCGCGACGCGGCAGGAGCAGGAGGCGCTGCTCGCGCTCTCGCGCAAGCACGGCATCTGGATCGTGGCGGACGAGATTTACGGGCGCTTCGTCTATGACGGCTCCGAGCGTGCCGCCTCCTTCCACGACATCATGGATGCGGAGGACCGCGTCGTCTTCGTCCAGACCTTCTCGAAGAACTGGGCGATGACCGGCTGGCGCATCGGCTGGATCGAGGCGCCGGAAGCCTTCGGACAGGTCATCGAGAACCTGATCCAGTACTCGACCTCCGGCTCGCCGGTCTTCGTGCAGCGCGGCGCCATAGCGGCCCTCGACGAGGGCGAGGAATTCGTGGCCGAACAGATCGCGCGCGCCGCGAAAGGCCGCAGCATCATCTTCGAGGGGCTGAAGGCGACCAATCGCGTCTCGCTCTCCGCGCCGGCCGGTGCCTTCTATCAGTTCTTCTCGGTCGACGGCCGCGACGATTCCCGCAAGCTCGCGCTCGAACTGGTCGATAGCGCCAATGTCGGCCTCGCTCCCGGCACGGCTTTCGGTCCGGGCGGCGAGACGGGCCTGCGCCTCTGCTTCGCCCGCAAATCCGCGGATCTGACCGAGGCGGTTGCGCGGCTGCAGAAGGCACTCGCCGTCATCTGA
- the mscL gene encoding Large-conductance mechanosensitive channel has translation MLEEFKKFALKGNVVDLAIGVIIGAAFGRIVDSLVSDIIMPFFGALGGLDYSNYFIGLNSGVTAPVLSEARKQGAVLAYGSFVTAALNFLIIAFVLFLVVKAINKLQKAQPPKEEAPAATPEDVVLLGEIRDLLKQKGA, from the coding sequence ATGCTTGAGGAATTCAAGAAATTCGCCCTGAAGGGCAACGTCGTCGACCTCGCCATCGGCGTGATCATCGGCGCTGCCTTCGGCAGGATCGTCGATTCGCTCGTCTCCGACATCATCATGCCGTTCTTCGGGGCACTCGGTGGTCTCGACTATTCGAACTACTTCATCGGTCTCAACAGCGGCGTCACCGCGCCGGTTCTGTCGGAGGCGCGCAAACAGGGCGCCGTGCTGGCCTATGGCTCCTTCGTCACTGCCGCGCTCAATTTCCTCATCATCGCCTTCGTGCTCTTCCTGGTGGTGAAGGCCATCAACAAGCTCCAGAAGGCGCAGCCGCCCAAGGAAGAAGCTCCGGCGGCGACACCAGAGGATGTCGTCCTGCTCGGCGAAATCCGCGACCTGCTGAAGCAGAAGGGCGCCTGA
- a CDS encoding Histidine kinase: protein MIPMWSVILVALAYLCGLFAVAHIADTSGRKLMTGRARTTIYALALGVYCTSWTFYGSVGFANRAGFDFLGIYVGPILVIGLGHRFVARIVSIAKSQNITSIADFVGARYGKSERVAALVCIVAVIGALPYIALQLKAVANSLSVFLAATGGQTLMPGIPLLGDLPLLVAIVLAGFACAFGTRHIDATEHQDGLVLAIAVESLIKLVAFLVLGLFIVYGLFGGAEDLLSRAAVPASGLPPIWERTSSWPTFLTLTLLSSCAALLLARQFHMTIVENRDVRDVRRAAWMFPLYLVLINLFVLPLAAAGEILMPGTGVDRDMTVLLLPLQREAGLIALLVFVGGLSAATAMVIVASVALAIMISNHIVMPVLLRWRRALSDPGRSGGLFRRRNESDGNTGGDLGSQVVVIRRLGILLVILLGYLYYRASGEAALVSIGLLSFAATAQIAPAFFGGLLWRRGTALGAAAGLTVGTLVWAYTLLMPSLALPGGWWSDIVAKGPFGAQILRPEALFGLDWPALPHGVFWSLGLNVLAYVGFSLLRPANAMERLQANAFVESQPATMAQSFSLWRTSVTEGELQSTIARYLGLERTERAFEGFNNSRGETSEPNRDADIHLLRFGEHLLSSAIGAASSRLVLSLLLKRRNLSTEAAFKLLDDASAALQYNRDILQHGLDHAGQGITVLDRDLRLLAWNQAFIQLYDLPSSLVRFGTGLDEIVRFNAARGAYGDGAQDELMAARLESFVNDREPVRLKLYPSKKVIEVRTNALPDGGFVTTYTDITETVAGEEELERANERLEKRVAERTEELLHVNAELQRAKAEAEAANASKTRFLAAASHDILQPLNAARLYATSLVERDRSSGQPDLAENIDASLDAVEEILTALLEISRLDGGALKPELSSFRLDELMRQLQREFEPSAQEKGLKLVFMPTSLALRSDRRLLRRLLQNLISNAIKYTPSGKVLIGCRRRGGQVALEVIDTGLGIPQSKQKTVFREFQRLDQGAKVARGLGLGLSIVQRIARALDHGLTLDSAPGRGTRFSVLVPRAAPLPAMATGTAMRQTPVGQLAGMRLLVIDNEPAILDGMKRLLEGWGCQVTTAPSLDEALPHVGGKGEADVLIADYHLDHGNGLTAISALRARARTPMPAILLTADRTPHVREAANALDVHLLNKPLKPAALRALLAQWRATRLAAE from the coding sequence ATGATTCCGATGTGGTCCGTCATCCTGGTCGCGCTGGCCTATCTGTGCGGGCTGTTCGCGGTCGCCCATATCGCCGACACGTCCGGCCGCAAGCTGATGACGGGCCGGGCGCGCACCACGATCTACGCGCTCGCGCTTGGCGTCTACTGCACCTCCTGGACCTTCTACGGCTCGGTCGGCTTCGCCAACCGTGCCGGCTTCGACTTCCTCGGCATCTATGTCGGGCCGATCCTCGTCATCGGCCTCGGCCACCGCTTCGTGGCGCGCATCGTCAGCATCGCCAAGTCGCAGAACATCACCTCGATCGCCGATTTCGTCGGCGCGCGCTACGGCAAGAGCGAGCGCGTGGCGGCGCTGGTCTGCATCGTCGCGGTGATCGGCGCCCTGCCCTACATCGCGCTGCAGCTGAAGGCCGTGGCCAATTCGCTGTCGGTCTTCCTGGCCGCCACGGGCGGGCAGACGTTGATGCCCGGCATTCCGCTGCTGGGCGACCTGCCGCTGCTCGTGGCGATCGTGCTCGCGGGCTTCGCCTGCGCCTTCGGCACACGCCATATCGACGCCACCGAACACCAGGACGGGCTGGTCCTCGCGATCGCGGTCGAATCGCTGATCAAGCTCGTCGCCTTCCTCGTGCTCGGTCTCTTCATCGTCTACGGCCTGTTCGGCGGAGCGGAGGACCTGCTCTCCCGGGCTGCGGTGCCGGCCAGCGGGCTGCCCCCGATCTGGGAGCGGACGTCGAGCTGGCCCACCTTCCTGACGCTGACCCTGCTCTCCAGCTGCGCGGCGCTGCTGCTGGCGCGCCAGTTCCACATGACGATCGTGGAGAATCGCGACGTGCGCGACGTGCGGCGCGCGGCCTGGATGTTCCCGCTCTACCTCGTCCTGATCAACCTGTTCGTGCTGCCGCTGGCGGCGGCCGGCGAAATCCTGATGCCCGGCACAGGGGTCGATCGCGACATGACCGTCCTGCTGCTGCCGCTCCAGCGCGAGGCCGGGCTGATCGCGCTTCTCGTCTTCGTCGGCGGGCTGTCGGCGGCGACCGCGATGGTCATCGTCGCCTCCGTCGCGCTGGCGATCATGATCTCGAACCATATCGTGATGCCGGTCCTGCTGCGCTGGCGGCGCGCGCTGAGCGACCCCGGCCGCTCCGGCGGCCTGTTCAGGCGGCGCAACGAGAGCGACGGCAACACTGGCGGCGATCTCGGCTCGCAGGTCGTCGTCATCCGTCGCCTCGGCATCCTCCTCGTGATCCTGCTCGGATATCTCTACTACAGGGCCTCGGGCGAGGCGGCGCTGGTCTCGATCGGCCTGCTTTCCTTCGCCGCGACGGCGCAGATCGCCCCCGCCTTCTTCGGCGGGCTGCTCTGGCGGCGCGGAACCGCGCTCGGCGCCGCCGCCGGGTTGACGGTCGGCACGCTGGTCTGGGCCTACACGCTGCTGATGCCGAGCCTTGCCCTGCCGGGCGGCTGGTGGAGCGACATCGTCGCGAAAGGTCCCTTCGGCGCGCAGATCCTGCGTCCCGAAGCGCTGTTCGGGCTCGACTGGCCGGCGCTGCCGCATGGCGTGTTCTGGAGTCTCGGCCTCAACGTCCTCGCCTATGTCGGCTTCTCGCTGCTCAGGCCCGCCAATGCGATGGAGCGCCTGCAGGCCAATGCCTTCGTCGAGTCGCAGCCCGCGACGATGGCGCAGTCCTTCTCGCTCTGGCGGACGAGCGTTACCGAGGGGGAGCTGCAATCGACCATCGCCCGCTATCTCGGCCTGGAACGCACCGAGCGCGCCTTCGAAGGCTTCAACAACAGCCGCGGCGAAACATCCGAGCCCAACCGTGACGCCGACATCCACCTGCTGCGCTTCGGCGAGCATCTGCTGTCCTCGGCGATCGGTGCCGCCTCGTCGCGGCTGGTGCTCTCGCTGCTGCTGAAGCGGCGCAACCTGTCGACCGAGGCCGCCTTCAAGCTGCTCGACGACGCCTCGGCAGCGCTGCAGTACAATCGCGACATCCTGCAGCACGGGCTCGACCATGCCGGCCAGGGCATCACGGTGCTCGACCGCGACCTGCGGCTTCTCGCCTGGAACCAGGCCTTCATCCAGCTCTACGACCTGCCGTCCTCGCTGGTGCGCTTCGGCACGGGGCTCGACGAGATCGTCCGCTTCAACGCCGCGCGCGGCGCCTATGGCGACGGCGCACAGGACGAGCTGATGGCGGCGCGGCTGGAAAGCTTCGTCAACGATCGCGAACCGGTGCGGCTCAAGCTCTACCCTTCCAAGAAGGTGATCGAGGTCCGCACCAACGCCCTGCCGGATGGCGGCTTCGTCACGACCTATACCGACATCACCGAGACCGTCGCCGGCGAAGAGGAGCTGGAGCGCGCCAATGAGAGGCTCGAGAAGCGCGTGGCCGAGCGCACCGAGGAACTGCTCCACGTCAACGCCGAGCTGCAACGCGCCAAGGCCGAGGCCGAGGCCGCCAACGCGTCCAAGACGCGCTTCCTCGCCGCCGCCAGCCACGACATCCTGCAGCCGCTCAACGCCGCGCGCCTCTATGCGACCTCGCTGGTCGAGCGGGACCGCTCATCCGGGCAGCCCGACCTCGCCGAGAACATCGACGCCTCGCTCGACGCGGTCGAGGAGATCCTGACCGCGCTGCTCGAAATCTCGCGGCTGGATGGCGGGGCGCTCAAACCCGAACTCTCCTCCTTCCGCCTCGACGAGCTGATGCGCCAGCTGCAGCGCGAGTTCGAGCCGAGCGCGCAGGAAAAGGGCCTGAAGCTCGTCTTCATGCCGACGAGCCTGGCGCTGCGCTCGGACCGGCGCCTGCTGCGGCGGCTGCTGCAGAACCTGATCTCGAACGCGATCAAGTACACGCCGAGCGGCAAGGTGCTGATCGGCTGCCGGCGCCGTGGCGGCCAGGTCGCGCTGGAGGTGATCGACACCGGTCTCGGCATTCCGCAGAGCAAGCAGAAGACGGTCTTCCGCGAGTTCCAGCGGCTGGACCAGGGTGCCAAGGTCGCGCGCGGGCTGGGCCTCGGGCTCTCGATCGTGCAGCGCATCGCGCGTGCGCTCGACCATGGCCTGACGCTGGATTCGGCGCCGGGACGCGGCACGCGCTTTTCGGTGCTGGTGCCGCGCGCCGCGCCGCTGCCGGCGATGGCCACCGGCACGGCGATGCGCCAGACCCCGGTGGGCCAGCTCGCCGGCATGCGGCTGCTCGTCATCGACAACGAGCCCGCGATTCTCGACGGGATGAAGCGCCTGCTCGAGGGCTGGGGGTGCCAGGTCACGACGGCGCCCAGCCTCGACGAGGCCCTGCCCCATGTCGGAGGCAAGGGCGAAGCCGACGTGCTGATCGCCGATTATCACCTCGATCACGGCAACGGACTCACGGCGATCAGCGCGCTGCGGGCACGGGCCCGCACGCCGATGCCGGCGATCCTGCTGACGGCCGACCGAACCCCGCATGTCCGCGAGGCGGCGAACGCGCTCGACGTCCACCTGCTCAACAAGCCGCTGAAGCCGGCGGCCCTGCGGGCGCTGCTGGCGCAGTGGCGCGCGACGCGGCTGGCGGCGGAATAG
- a CDS encoding Thioesterase encodes MNLWFRLIWLLLTTRFRPRLALPGEASLLPFRVWFHDLDTSLHMNNGRYWTLMDLGRLDLMLRSGLWRAVLRHRWLPVVNAGTIRFRREMRLFRPFRVETRILCWSESWLVMQHRMLMRARDGGEIVAAVALVRAALYDKGARAYVPVARLLGEIGVNAESPEPSPEVAAFLAAEDAMRSAPSTTG; translated from the coding sequence ATGAATCTCTGGTTCCGCCTGATCTGGCTCCTGCTGACGACCCGCTTCCGGCCGAGGCTCGCCTTGCCGGGGGAGGCGTCGCTGCTGCCGTTCCGGGTCTGGTTCCACGATCTCGACACCAGCCTGCACATGAACAACGGCCGCTACTGGACGCTGATGGATCTCGGCCGGCTCGACCTCATGCTGCGCAGCGGGCTCTGGCGGGCCGTGCTGCGCCACCGCTGGCTGCCGGTGGTCAATGCCGGCACCATCCGCTTCCGCCGCGAGATGCGCCTGTTCCGCCCGTTCCGGGTCGAGACCCGGATCCTGTGCTGGAGCGAGAGCTGGCTGGTGATGCAGCACCGCATGCTGATGCGGGCGCGCGACGGCGGCGAGATCGTCGCGGCGGTCGCGCTGGTCCGGGCGGCGCTGTATGATAAGGGCGCGCGCGCCTATGTGCCGGTCGCCCGCCTGCTCGGCGAGATCGGCGTGAACGCGGAAAGCCCGGAGCCGAGTCCGGAAGTGGCCGCATTCCTCGCCGCCGAGGACGCCATGCGCAGCGCTCCCTCGACGACCGGCTGA
- a CDS encoding conserved hypothetical protein (Evidence 4 : Unknown function but conserved in other organisms), with protein MRRGFHVMEATRLSMMLSSAPSISRRDVGARALPSLHVSPLSRLSETVAAVRARHLVTLINAGTVVERPAGIEESRHLFLGMSDISQPLEGHVLAGQDHVGRLLAFLRGWDREAPMVIHCWAGISRSTAAAYIAACALAPGRDEEEVADVLRRAAPSATPNARLVALADAALGRRGRMIRAIARIGRGADAFEGTPFAMPLA; from the coding sequence TTGCGTCGCGGCTTCCATGTCATGGAGGCGACGAGATTGTCGATGATGCTATCGTCTGCCCCGTCGATTTCGCGCCGCGATGTCGGAGCCCGAGCCTTGCCCAGCCTTCATGTGTCCCCGCTCTCCCGCCTGAGCGAGACGGTGGCCGCGGTCCGCGCCCGCCATCTCGTGACCCTGATCAATGCCGGCACCGTCGTCGAGCGGCCCGCCGGGATCGAGGAGAGCCGCCATCTGTTCCTCGGCATGTCCGATATCAGCCAGCCGCTGGAGGGCCATGTCCTTGCGGGTCAGGACCATGTCGGGCGCCTCCTCGCCTTCCTGCGCGGGTGGGACCGCGAGGCACCGATGGTGATCCATTGCTGGGCCGGCATCAGCCGCTCGACGGCAGCGGCCTATATCGCCGCCTGCGCGCTTGCTCCCGGCCGCGACGAGGAAGAGGTGGCGGACGTTTTGCGGCGCGCCGCTCCCTCCGCGACGCCGAACGCCCGCCTCGTCGCCCTCGCCGATGCGGCGCTCGGCCGCCGCGGGCGGATGATCCGCGCCATCGCGCGAATCGGCCGCGGCGCCGATGCATTCGAGGGCACGCCATTCGCGATGCCGCTTGCCTGA
- a CDS encoding hypothetical protein (Evidence 5 : Unknown function) produces MHSRARHSRCRLPETPSRQCIFLQAPALKLRIQAHPVGIGAEDCLHRPKFATMHRAGGLRASNKIRRDLDGLWRSRMPEGARSRYPSISASRSDAAGGPPKPTSGAGNSTARGVAALADTNGIGFTPLLAERTNCRRRDPSGFC; encoded by the coding sequence ATGCATTCGAGGGCACGCCATTCGCGATGCCGCTTGCCTGAAACGCCGAGCAGGCAATGCATATTCCTGCAAGCTCCGGCCCTGAAGCTGCGGATACAGGCGCATCCGGTCGGGATCGGCGCAGAAGATTGCTTGCATCGGCCGAAATTTGCGACGATGCATCGCGCAGGAGGCCTAAGAGCCTCTAACAAAATCCGGAGGGATCTCGATGGGCTTTGGAGGAGCCGCATGCCAGAAGGAGCGCGCAGCCGATATCCTTCGATATCGGCAAGTCGTTCCGACGCCGCAGGCGGCCCTCCAAAGCCCACCTCCGGCGCCGGGAATTCGACCGCCCGCGGCGTCGCGGCGCTTGCCGATACCAACGGTATCGGCTTCACCCCGCTCCTGGCGGAGCGGACGAATTGCCGGCGTCGAGACCCCTCCGGATTTTGTTAG
- a CDS encoding AsnC family transcriptional regulator — MTTTIELDSRDRAILRILQQDGRITNSDLAEKVHLSPSACLRRVRQLEESGLIRGYAMMLDDKIAGFPGTAFVFVTLDQQGRASLEGFEQAVQSLPEILECHLLAGAHDYLMRVIYRDSADFERIHTDIITQLPGVTRVQSTLTLRTIKKTSALPV; from the coding sequence GTGACCACGACGATCGAGCTCGACTCGCGCGACCGCGCCATCCTGCGGATTCTCCAGCAGGACGGCCGCATCACCAATTCCGATCTCGCGGAGAAGGTGCATCTGTCGCCCTCGGCCTGCCTCAGGCGCGTGCGGCAGCTCGAGGAAAGCGGCCTCATCCGCGGCTACGCGATGATGCTCGACGACAAGATCGCCGGTTTCCCCGGCACCGCCTTCGTCTTCGTCACGCTCGACCAGCAGGGCCGCGCCTCGCTGGAGGGATTCGAGCAGGCGGTGCAGAGCCTGCCCGAGATCCTCGAATGCCATCTGCTGGCCGGTGCGCATGATTACCTGATGCGGGTGATCTACCGCGACAGCGCCGATTTCGAGCGGATCCACACCGATATCATCACGCAGCTGCCGGGCGTCACCCGCGTCCAGTCGACGCTGACGCTGCGCACCATCAAGAAGACCTCGGCGCTGCCGGTCTGA
- the xseB gene encoding exodeoxyribonuclease VII subunit XseB, translating into MSQDSKSQDNPNADVAALPFEAAMKELEGIVARLERGDVPLEESIAIYTRGEALKARCDALLKQAEARIERITLGADGKPTGATPLDVDG; encoded by the coding sequence GTGAGCCAAGACAGCAAGTCTCAAGACAATCCGAACGCCGATGTCGCCGCCCTGCCCTTCGAAGCGGCGATGAAGGAGCTCGAAGGCATCGTCGCCCGGCTGGAACGCGGCGACGTGCCCCTCGAGGAATCGATCGCGATCTACACGCGCGGCGAAGCCCTGAAGGCGCGCTGCGACGCCCTTCTGAAGCAAGCAGAAGCCCGCATCGAGCGCATCACGCTCGGCGCCGACGGCAAGCCGACGGGCGCCACGCCGCTCGACGTCGACGGCTGA